One Microcoleus sp. FACHB-831 DNA segment encodes these proteins:
- a CDS encoding sulfite exporter TauE/SafE family protein — MNILEFSLLIFIGSFIAGLLGSLTGLGGGVVIVPLLTSVFGVDIRYAVGASLVSVIATSCGAASAYIKEGYTNLRIGMFLEVATTTGAIVGALIATFVSVKALTVVLAVVLLYSAYLSGQPKPETPESESTDPIAIHLRLNSTYPTPNGLMSYQVHSVPVGFGVMWIAGVLSGLLGIGSGAFKVLAMDQAMRLPFKVSTTTSNFMIGVTAAASAGVYLARGYIDPGLSMPVMLGVLPGALLGAKVLVGAKTQLLRSVFSLVLALMAFKMVYNSLSGGI, encoded by the coding sequence TTGAACATACTAGAATTTTCCCTTCTTATTTTCATTGGCTCCTTTATCGCTGGTTTGTTAGGTTCGCTAACTGGGTTAGGGGGTGGTGTAGTTATTGTCCCCCTCTTAACTTCGGTATTTGGTGTTGATATCCGATACGCTGTCGGCGCTTCCCTAGTCTCTGTAATCGCTACTTCCTGCGGCGCAGCATCTGCCTACATCAAAGAAGGCTACACAAATTTGCGAATAGGAATGTTTCTAGAAGTAGCGACAACAACCGGAGCTATAGTAGGAGCTTTAATTGCTACCTTTGTTTCTGTAAAAGCGCTTACAGTCGTGCTTGCAGTTGTCTTACTTTATTCAGCTTACCTGTCTGGGCAACCCAAACCAGAAACCCCTGAAAGCGAGTCAACTGACCCCATCGCAATTCATCTGAGACTCAATAGCACTTACCCAACTCCCAATGGATTGATGTCTTATCAAGTTCATTCTGTCCCGGTTGGGTTTGGCGTGATGTGGATAGCTGGGGTGCTTTCCGGGTTGCTGGGTATTGGTTCGGGAGCGTTTAAAGTACTGGCGATGGATCAAGCCATGCGTCTCCCGTTCAAAGTTTCCACAACCACCAGCAATTTCATGATTGGCGTGACAGCCGCAGCATCGGCGGGGGTTTATTTGGCGCGGGGTTACATCGATCCAGGATTGTCAATGCCCGTGATGTTGGGCGTGTTGCCTGGTGCTTTGTTGGGGGCAAAAGTTTTAGTAGGAGCTAAGACTCAACTTTTGAGAAGTGTCTTTAGTCTCGTACTCGCGCTGATGGCTTTCAAGATGGTTTACAACAGTCTAAGTGGGGGCATTTAA
- a CDS encoding cadmium resistance transporter produces MSGLVTAIPTAITAFSATNIDDIVILLLFFAQVNAAFRRRHIVFGQYLGFAALVIASLPGFFGGLVVPREWVGLLGLVPIAIGLGCLLNREEDLSDEVESEIEQFDDSPIASFLSPQTYSVAAVTFANGSDNIGIYVPLFASSSWENLLAIIGVFFSLVGVWCYAAYKLTSQPAIADILTRYGNALVPFVLIGLGSFIVLESKSLNLVSLLASCLCLMTLVKKDEDSPELENN; encoded by the coding sequence ATGAGCGGGTTAGTAACTGCAATTCCTACAGCGATAACCGCCTTCAGTGCTACCAACATCGATGATATTGTCATCCTTCTGTTGTTTTTCGCACAGGTGAATGCGGCGTTTCGTCGTCGGCACATCGTTTTTGGTCAGTATTTAGGCTTCGCTGCTTTAGTTATCGCCAGCCTCCCCGGTTTTTTTGGTGGTTTAGTTGTGCCACGAGAATGGGTTGGGTTGCTTGGCTTAGTGCCAATAGCCATAGGATTGGGTTGCTTGCTGAATCGGGAAGAAGATTTATCCGATGAAGTCGAGTCAGAAATAGAGCAGTTTGATGACTCTCCAATTGCCAGTTTTCTTTCTCCCCAAACATACAGCGTGGCAGCAGTTACGTTTGCCAATGGCAGCGACAATATCGGCATCTACGTGCCGTTATTTGCCAGCAGTAGTTGGGAGAATCTTCTGGCGATAATCGGTGTTTTCTTCTCGTTGGTGGGAGTGTGGTGCTACGCTGCATATAAATTAACCAGCCAGCCTGCGATCGCGGATATTTTGACTCGCTACGGCAATGCTCTCGTTCCTTTTGTCTTAATTGGTCTAGGTTCCTTCATAGTGCTGGAAAGTAAATCTTTAAATTTAGTAAGTCTGCTTGCTAGTTGTCTGTGCTTGATGACTTTAGTCAAAAAAGATGAGGACTCGCCTGAGTTGGAAAATAATTAA
- a CDS encoding lycopene cyclase domain-containing protein, translating to MSYSAFHLIFIIPPILLLAWFQRQPLAGIGGIRAWMGLPLIAVVAFVYTTPWDNYLVWREVWNYGAGRVVGTIGYVPVEEYLFFLLQPLLTGLWLYWLFPRASEPMEQEDNVWLRIIGFILWAGLSIAGGLMLQWDKTVYLGLILVWASPILALQWAIGANQIWATRYTWLMGTLIPTIYLWIADRIAIGQGIWSISETYSTGFKVLGLPIEEAIFFLVTNLLVVQGLLLLLILGNARSPVQQT from the coding sequence ATGAGTTATTCCGCGTTTCACCTTATTTTTATAATACCTCCCATACTCCTACTAGCATGGTTTCAGCGACAACCTCTAGCTGGTATCGGAGGAATTAGAGCATGGATGGGTCTGCCGTTAATTGCCGTTGTGGCGTTTGTTTATACGACACCTTGGGACAACTATTTGGTTTGGCGCGAAGTGTGGAATTATGGCGCTGGGCGTGTGGTGGGTACGATTGGCTACGTGCCAGTTGAAGAATATTTGTTCTTCCTACTTCAGCCACTTTTAACAGGTCTTTGGCTCTACTGGCTGTTTCCTCGCGCAAGCGAACCAATGGAACAGGAAGATAACGTTTGGCTGCGAATAATTGGTTTTATTTTATGGGCAGGTTTAAGCATTGCCGGAGGCTTGATGCTGCAATGGGATAAAACTGTTTATCTTGGGCTAATCTTGGTTTGGGCAAGCCCAATTTTAGCTCTACAGTGGGCAATTGGTGCAAATCAAATTTGGGCTACAAGATACACTTGGCTGATGGGCACTCTGATACCTACGATTTATTTGTGGATTGCCGATCGCATCGCTATAGGGCAGGGTATTTGGAGTATTTCTGAAACATACAGCACTGGATTTAAGGTGTTAGGTTTGCCTATTGAAGAGGCAATATTCTTTTTAGTCACTAACCTGCTAGTAGTTCAGGGACTCTTGCTGCTGCTAATACTAGGAAATGCGCGATCGCCAGTACAACAAACTTAA
- a CDS encoding cadmium resistance transporter, whose amino-acid sequence MSWFATAIVAGFTSFAATNIDDIIILMLFFSQVNSSFRPKHIVSGQYLGFTVLIVASLPGFFGGLIVPKAWIGLLGLLPIAIGITHLVNREDEEKQVQEVPAGANRTHAIASLFAPQTYQVAAVTFANGGDNIGIYVPLFASSDLASLGIILSVFFLLIGVWCYIAYRLTRQPAVASVLTRYAKAIVPFVLIGLGIYILIESGSYQLLPLFQSR is encoded by the coding sequence ATGAGTTGGTTTGCCACAGCGATCGTTGCCGGATTCACATCCTTTGCCGCAACCAACATCGATGACATTATTATCTTGATGCTCTTCTTTTCGCAGGTTAATTCTTCCTTCCGCCCCAAGCATATCGTTAGCGGTCAGTACCTTGGATTTACTGTTTTAATTGTTGCTAGCCTTCCCGGTTTCTTTGGTGGCTTAATCGTTCCCAAAGCTTGGATTGGACTTCTAGGTTTACTTCCCATTGCCATTGGCATCACTCATCTAGTGAATCGGGAAGATGAGGAAAAGCAAGTACAGGAAGTACCAGCAGGAGCAAACCGCACGCACGCGATCGCCAGCCTGTTTGCTCCCCAAACTTATCAAGTTGCAGCTGTAACTTTTGCTAATGGCGGAGACAATATTGGCATCTACGTGCCTTTGTTTGCTAGCAGCGATCTAGCGAGTTTGGGAATAATCTTAAGCGTGTTTTTCTTGCTCATAGGAGTCTGGTGCTACATTGCTTACAGATTAACCCGTCAACCTGCTGTTGCAAGTGTTTTAACTCGTTACGCTAAGGCAATCGTTCCATTCGTTTTAATTGGGTTAGGGATTTACATTTTGATTGAAAGTGGTAGTTATCAACTATTGCCGCTGTTTCAGTCTAGGTAA
- a CDS encoding DUF1634 domain-containing protein, whose product MYEIDSGRRNFDLVIGGGEEDLLPLQQETPTCEVDSKKKIAKKSSDRQLEKLIGNLLKYGVTIASAIVLLGGVLYLIRHGSEPADYHIFRGEPAEFRSPAGVVTAILSGSRRGIIQFGLLVLIATPIARVAISLLTFLRHRDFTYVIVTLCVLAGLIYSLIGAYP is encoded by the coding sequence ATGTATGAAATTGATTCTGGTCGTAGAAATTTCGATCTGGTAATAGGTGGTGGTGAGGAGGATTTACTCCCCTTGCAACAGGAAACCCCAACCTGTGAGGTTGATAGTAAGAAGAAGATCGCGAAAAAATCGAGCGATCGCCAGCTCGAAAAGTTGATTGGCAATCTCTTAAAATACGGGGTTACTATTGCTAGCGCTATAGTTTTGCTAGGTGGCGTCCTCTACTTAATTCGTCACGGTTCTGAACCTGCTGACTACCACATTTTTCGAGGAGAACCAGCCGAGTTTCGCTCTCCAGCGGGTGTGGTGACAGCTATTTTATCCGGTAGCCGCAGAGGCATCATTCAATTTGGGCTTCTGGTATTAATTGCTACTCCCATCGCTCGCGTGGCAATTTCTCTGTTAACTTTTCTACGGCATCGGGATTTTACTTACGTTATCGTGACTTTGTGCGTACTGGCTGGGCTAATTTACAGCCTGATTGGAGCTTATCCTTAA
- a CDS encoding LysR family transcriptional regulator: protein MAGMTLDQLRIFLAVSEHLHFTRAAEALYITQPAVSAAIQSIEQEYSVKLFHRIGRHIEITEAGKLLQVEAQRIIDQVALTERGLRELNELQRGELRVGSSLTIGNYWLPDKISNFKRQYPGIFVNCTLANAEEICAGTATGLFDLGLVTGEVKASLKGLLEQEVVGSDRLQIVVGKSHPWFERSEICLEDLSTTDWVMRESGSGAQQMFEQALQSWGINPIDLNVILVLSSSEMVKAVVESGVGAAALPELMVKKELQISSLCSLKVKDSRKGYKVSAEIVQPVLKLKHKQRFQTRISRAFEQMLIT from the coding sequence ATGGCGGGAATGACGCTTGACCAGTTGCGAATTTTTCTAGCTGTGTCGGAACATTTGCACTTTACCCGTGCAGCAGAAGCACTTTATATTACTCAGCCTGCTGTGAGTGCGGCAATCCAAAGTATAGAGCAGGAATATAGCGTAAAACTGTTCCATCGTATTGGTCGTCACATTGAGATAACTGAAGCTGGAAAATTGCTCCAAGTCGAAGCCCAAAGAATTATCGATCAAGTTGCTTTGACGGAACGGGGTCTGCGAGAATTAAACGAGTTACAACGGGGTGAGTTAAGGGTGGGATCTAGTCTCACTATTGGTAACTATTGGCTACCTGATAAGATCAGCAACTTCAAACGTCAATATCCGGGTATCTTTGTTAACTGTACTCTCGCCAATGCAGAGGAAATTTGTGCAGGAACGGCGACGGGACTGTTTGATTTAGGCTTGGTGACGGGAGAAGTAAAAGCATCGCTTAAGGGTTTGCTAGAACAAGAAGTGGTTGGGAGCGATCGCTTACAAATTGTTGTTGGCAAATCTCACCCTTGGTTTGAACGATCAGAGATTTGCTTAGAGGATCTTTCTACAACAGATTGGGTAATGCGCGAGTCTGGATCTGGCGCCCAGCAAATGTTTGAGCAAGCTTTGCAAAGTTGGGGAATCAATCCAATTGACTTGAATGTGATTTTAGTTTTGAGCAGTAGCGAGATGGTGAAAGCCGTGGTAGAGAGTGGCGTAGGTGCAGCAGCTCTACCTGAATTGATGGTAAAAAAAGAACTGCAAATATCGTCACTTTGCTCGCTTAAAGTTAAAGATAGTCGGAAAGGTTACAAGGTATCTGCTGAAATAGTCCAACCTGTTTTAAAGCTAAAGCACAAACAGCGTTTTCAAACTCGAATTTCTAGAGCCTTTGAACAGATGTTAATTACATAA
- a CDS encoding prohibitin family protein: protein MKKNKSLSKAGKLTAFLLLLAIVFTPFSVVSAGERGVLMQFGKVQDTILGEGIHLIIPLANSVKKLSIRVQKQEISAEASSKDLQDVFTDVALNWHIIPQEANAIYQEIGDENAVVERIINPAVKEVLKAVIAKYTAEEIITKRGEVKAGLDEGLTARLNSYHISVDDISLVHVHFSQQFGEAVEAKQIAEQEAKRAEFIALKASKEAEAKVNLARGEAEAQSLVRETLTTELLQKQAIEKWNGNLPLIVGKGGPKFMDLSQFAKAAGK, encoded by the coding sequence ATGAAAAAAAATAAATCGCTTTCTAAGGCTGGTAAACTAACTGCATTTTTATTGCTATTAGCTATAGTATTTACACCTTTTTCAGTTGTAAGCGCTGGCGAACGCGGCGTTTTGATGCAGTTTGGTAAAGTGCAAGACACAATACTAGGCGAAGGAATTCACCTAATTATCCCTCTAGCAAATTCAGTGAAAAAGTTGAGCATCCGGGTGCAAAAACAGGAAATTTCCGCCGAGGCGTCCTCGAAGGATCTCCAGGATGTTTTTACCGATGTAGCTCTCAACTGGCATATTATTCCACAGGAAGCAAATGCCATTTATCAAGAAATTGGGGACGAAAATGCAGTCGTCGAACGGATTATCAACCCAGCTGTTAAAGAAGTTCTAAAGGCAGTAATAGCAAAGTACACTGCTGAAGAAATAATTACCAAGCGTGGAGAAGTGAAAGCTGGATTAGACGAGGGATTGACCGCAAGGCTAAATAGCTATCATATCTCGGTTGATGATATTTCCCTGGTTCACGTCCATTTCTCGCAGCAATTTGGCGAGGCGGTAGAGGCGAAACAGATTGCCGAACAGGAAGCAAAAAGGGCAGAATTTATAGCGTTGAAAGCCTCAAAAGAAGCTGAAGCTAAGGTGAATTTAGCAAGAGGAGAGGCTGAGGCACAAAGCTTGGTGCGCGAAACTTTGACAACGGAGTTATTGCAAAAACAAGCAATAGAAAAATGGAATGGAAATCTGCCGTTAATTGTTGGTAAGGGGGGGCCAAAATTTATGGATTTGAGCCAGTTCGCCAAAGCTGCTGGAAAGTGA
- a CDS encoding Hsp70 family protein — MEKCFPLTVNTYYLFQDNMQVLETIGFDLGHGETAVAKANVESVEPPEMLEVNSKKIQITALGWHPDLGYLVGEQALIQAGVTQLKISFKERPNNDLNYRKTIRSFLETYYNLLKESKQIEGGETSQFYVGCPSGWSANDREEYQKLLKEAGIPILSVVPESRAAFMQAKEAGKLEYDKLKSAVLIVDIGSSTTDFTLVKSLYEIPIDFGSNSLGASLLDKAIFARTVAKHEQKALLERVFEEYPHHQARCELACRKAKEDYFSNEQLYSSPQSFARGFESINEQIYFIPQVNKAIAQEVLNKPLPELGNKSWIQAFRDAVSEAKEELAKQGIVPKVLLMTGGASRMKFTREICEEIFPEPETQVRPDSNPEQCIALGLARVGRWDLRAAAFKEELNKLFDSNKLNELVEKHIPELIELLSKPLSDSLIENAVKLSLKDWQKNKIRTLADLETSMKSRAEQWLKSTQAQQIIKNQSVTWFNSKIQPDLAAETDPLCRKFQISRSSLRFEEGIDAGVVNPELSIGDALLADTVAFIVSVVIGGSTIGSIIALILTGHLTWPIALVYGASVLAAGVELTRSRIQDTIKTTVDIPSWMRSNLLSDSKIDSTCEQTKPELEKVMKEQLTQNRGAFDELIEKVGQELKKALNNKAQEAVILIQ, encoded by the coding sequence ATGGAAAAATGCTTTCCCCTAACAGTTAATACCTATTATCTATTTCAAGACAATATGCAAGTTTTAGAAACAATTGGGTTCGATTTGGGGCACGGCGAAACAGCTGTGGCTAAAGCGAATGTGGAGAGCGTCGAGCCGCCGGAGATGCTTGAAGTTAATAGCAAGAAAATTCAAATTACGGCTCTTGGCTGGCATCCCGATTTAGGCTATCTTGTCGGCGAGCAAGCATTAATTCAAGCTGGCGTTACTCAACTCAAAATTTCTTTCAAGGAAAGACCAAACAACGATTTAAATTATAGGAAGACTATCCGCAGCTTCCTGGAAACTTACTACAATCTTTTAAAAGAAAGCAAACAAATTGAAGGTGGGGAAACCAGCCAATTTTACGTTGGGTGTCCTTCAGGATGGTCAGCTAACGATCGCGAGGAATATCAAAAGTTACTTAAAGAAGCTGGCATTCCCATATTGAGCGTTGTACCGGAGTCGCGGGCTGCTTTCATGCAAGCCAAGGAAGCCGGGAAACTGGAATATGACAAACTCAAATCTGCGGTGCTAATAGTTGATATTGGCTCCTCAACTACGGATTTTACGCTTGTTAAGAGTTTGTACGAGATACCCATAGATTTTGGGAGTAACTCTCTGGGAGCATCCTTGCTAGACAAGGCAATTTTTGCGCGAACTGTGGCTAAACACGAGCAGAAAGCGTTACTTGAAAGAGTATTTGAAGAATATCCGCACCATCAAGCTCGTTGCGAACTTGCTTGTCGCAAAGCAAAGGAAGACTATTTTTCTAACGAACAGTTATACAGCTCTCCACAATCATTTGCACGCGGATTTGAGTCTATCAACGAACAGATTTATTTTATACCCCAAGTTAACAAAGCGATCGCGCAAGAGGTCTTAAACAAGCCTTTGCCAGAACTGGGGAATAAAAGTTGGATTCAGGCGTTTCGCGATGCAGTCAGCGAGGCGAAGGAAGAGTTAGCAAAACAAGGCATTGTACCCAAAGTTCTGCTGATGACTGGCGGTGCGTCTCGCATGAAGTTTACTCGTGAAATTTGCGAGGAAATTTTCCCAGAACCGGAAACTCAGGTTCGTCCTGACTCGAATCCGGAGCAATGCATTGCATTAGGTTTAGCGCGGGTAGGAAGATGGGATTTGCGTGCTGCTGCATTTAAAGAAGAACTCAACAAACTGTTCGATTCAAACAAGCTGAACGAACTCGTCGAGAAACATATCCCAGAGTTAATCGAATTGTTGAGTAAGCCGCTGTCAGATAGCCTGATTGAAAACGCAGTCAAACTAAGTTTGAAAGACTGGCAAAAAAACAAAATACGCACTTTGGCTGACTTGGAAACTTCTATGAAAAGTCGGGCAGAACAGTGGCTCAAAAGCACTCAGGCGCAGCAGATAATTAAAAATCAATCTGTCACTTGGTTTAACAGCAAAATCCAACCCGATTTAGCCGCAGAAACCGACCCCCTTTGTCGCAAGTTCCAGATATCTAGAAGCAGCTTGAGGTTTGAGGAGGGCATCGACGCTGGTGTAGTTAATCCGGAGTTGTCGATTGGCGATGCTCTTCTTGCCGATACGGTTGCATTTATAGTCAGTGTAGTAATTGGTGGAAGCACTATCGGTAGCATCATCGCTCTGATATTAACGGGGCATTTGACTTGGCCAATTGCACTGGTATATGGAGCCTCAGTTCTTGCTGCTGGGGTGGAGCTAACTAGGAGCAGGATTCAAGACACAATTAAGACAACTGTGGATATTCCTAGTTGGATGCGTTCTAATTTATTGAGCGACAGCAAGATCGACAGTACGTGCGAACAAACAAAGCCTGAGTTAGAGAAGGTTATGAAGGAACAACTGACTCAGAATCGGGGAGCTTTTGACGAACTAATTGAGAAAGTGGGACAAGAGTTAAAAAAGGCTCTAAATAACAAGGCTCAAGAGGCAGTAATTCTGATTCAATAG
- a CDS encoding glycosyltransferase family 4 protein has product MKILLLSVHPPEGGGSAYSSQELACGLRRLGHEVLHISPYKSAVLGSEYPGLIWFPADFPADLNISPKAQSDIDYYVQSAYRNHGPFDYVILGRESFLWHLPAVRRVHHNKPVILICRGAYINRLASSDTIESSLKEKLIDLYKGCDRIICIARHLVESLDRVVGVNNTVFLPNPIDLPFLNATDPPAPSEQIRLLMAAQIKPRKRPLDAVEIIRILVERQIDVHLTICGDGSDMPKMLNLIALYGLEKHILVKGRVARQEVLDCLNSVETVLLCSDNEGRPRVLQEAIAAGKGIVAYDNPGSREVVNEWLNQWPHARLVDIGDKSAASQAILDLACSLRSKPEPLSPPQLPQAIEVLYEYESMLKSLKMPRTPIRANLQPSAK; this is encoded by the coding sequence ATGAAAATACTGTTACTAAGCGTCCATCCACCAGAAGGCGGCGGTTCAGCCTACTCTAGCCAAGAACTTGCTTGTGGATTACGCAGGCTTGGGCATGAAGTTTTGCACATTTCGCCCTACAAATCGGCAGTTTTGGGCAGCGAATATCCTGGATTAATTTGGTTTCCGGCGGACTTTCCGGCGGATCTAAACATTAGTCCAAAGGCTCAATCAGATATCGATTATTACGTGCAATCGGCGTATCGAAATCATGGCCCTTTCGATTATGTCATTCTGGGTCGCGAGTCTTTTCTTTGGCATCTCCCCGCTGTTCGCCGCGTTCATCATAATAAGCCAGTCATACTAATATGCCGGGGAGCTTATATTAATCGCCTTGCTTCTAGCGACACAATTGAATCGTCGCTTAAAGAAAAACTGATCGATCTTTACAAAGGTTGCGATCGCATTATTTGTATAGCCCGCCATCTTGTCGAATCTCTCGACCGTGTAGTTGGGGTCAACAATACCGTTTTCTTGCCAAACCCGATCGATCTTCCCTTTTTAAACGCTACCGATCCGCCAGCTCCTAGCGAGCAAATTCGTTTGCTAATGGCTGCCCAAATAAAGCCTAGAAAAAGACCGTTGGATGCTGTTGAAATTATACGGATTCTAGTAGAGCGTCAAATTGATGTCCACCTGACTATTTGTGGCGATGGATCTGATATGCCAAAGATGTTAAATCTTATCGCTCTCTACGGTCTAGAAAAACACATTCTCGTCAAGGGTCGCGTCGCTCGGCAAGAAGTTTTGGATTGTCTCAATAGTGTAGAAACAGTTCTGCTTTGCTCGGATAACGAGGGACGACCTCGCGTTCTTCAAGAAGCGATCGCCGCTGGAAAGGGAATCGTTGCTTACGACAATCCTGGCTCCCGCGAGGTAGTTAATGAATGGTTAAATCAGTGGCCTCATGCTCGTCTTGTCGATATTGGAGATAAGTCAGCCGCTAGTCAGGCAATTCTAGATTTGGCTTGCTCCTTGCGGTCAAAACCAGAACCCCTGTCTCCGCCACAACTACCCCAGGCTATTGAAGTGCTTTATGAGTATGAATCAATGCTCAAAAGCTTGAAAATGCCACGCACCCCAATTAGAGCAAATCTGCAACCAAGCGCAAAGTAG
- a CDS encoding APC family permease translates to MTKKKQINHTNNGLKPDCLPFGEVLAQSMAVLAPTTIPASNLGLIVALSGNGTWLSFAIGMIGLVFVSININQFASRSASPGSLYSYIAKGLGPTAGVICGWSLVLAYLFTGMSVLCGFANFSDALLGHVGIHPSTITILAIGAGVAWYAAYRDIQLSAMAMLWMEAISLVLIATLGIVIWAHKGFVIDMSQLTLKGTTPGGVAMGLVLVVFGFSGFESATSLGDEAKNPLKSIPRAVMGSAILAGLFFISMTYIEVLGFSGTGASLAESEAPLGFLSQQVGMGWLGELIAISALFSFFACVLGSINPAARVFFTMARHGLFPSSLGLAHSSNKTPHVAITMSSLIVFLVPASMSLFHVKLFDCMGYLGAICTYGFLTVYILISIAAPVYLHKIGKLRPLDVVFSILGVGFMAIPVMGSVGIPGSNIFPAPEAPYDAFPYLFLLYLVTTCGWFVMQRLRSPDIVRSMENGIEEIHARFATPNPAVVPSPVADEPQP, encoded by the coding sequence ATGACCAAGAAAAAGCAAATAAATCACACTAATAACGGCTTAAAACCAGACTGTCTTCCCTTCGGAGAAGTCCTCGCTCAATCAATGGCTGTCCTTGCCCCCACTACAATCCCAGCATCAAATTTGGGCTTGATCGTGGCACTTTCAGGCAACGGCACCTGGCTAAGTTTCGCCATCGGTATGATTGGTCTAGTGTTTGTAAGTATCAACATCAACCAGTTCGCCAGTCGCTCGGCGTCTCCAGGTTCGCTGTATTCTTACATCGCCAAAGGTCTTGGCCCGACAGCAGGCGTTATATGCGGCTGGAGTTTAGTTCTGGCTTATTTGTTTACAGGAATGTCGGTTTTGTGTGGCTTTGCCAACTTTAGCGACGCCTTGCTCGGTCATGTGGGAATCCATCCCTCAACCATTACAATCCTAGCGATAGGTGCTGGTGTTGCTTGGTATGCAGCTTACAGAGATATCCAGCTCTCAGCAATGGCCATGCTGTGGATGGAAGCAATATCTCTAGTCTTAATTGCGACGCTGGGGATCGTTATCTGGGCGCATAAGGGCTTTGTTATTGACATGAGCCAACTGACTTTGAAAGGGACAACCCCTGGGGGAGTGGCGATGGGGCTTGTGTTAGTGGTGTTCGGCTTTTCTGGCTTTGAAAGTGCTACTTCATTGGGTGATGAAGCGAAAAATCCATTGAAGTCGATCCCTAGAGCGGTTATGGGCAGCGCTATCCTAGCAGGTCTATTCTTCATTTCCATGACTTACATTGAGGTGCTTGGTTTTAGCGGGACGGGAGCATCGCTTGCCGAAAGTGAAGCACCCCTGGGCTTTTTGTCGCAACAAGTGGGAATGGGTTGGCTCGGAGAGTTGATTGCAATTAGCGCTCTGTTTAGCTTCTTCGCTTGCGTCCTCGGCAGTATTAATCCGGCTGCTAGGGTGTTCTTCACGATGGCGCGTCACGGTCTGTTTCCTTCTTCCCTGGGTCTGGCCCACTCATCCAATAAAACTCCGCACGTCGCTATTACGATGTCATCGCTGATCGTGTTCCTGGTGCCCGCTTCGATGTCCCTGTTTCACGTCAAGCTATTTGACTGTATGGGTTACTTGGGAGCAATTTGCACTTATGGATTTTTAACGGTATACATCCTGATTTCGATTGCGGCTCCCGTTTACCTGCACAAAATCGGCAAACTGCGTCCCCTCGATGTAGTGTTCTCGATTTTGGGCGTTGGGTTTATGGCGATCCCCGTTATGGGCAGTGTGGGAATACCCGGTAGCAATATTTTCCCAGCACCAGAAGCCCCTTACGATGCGTTTCCTTACTTGTTCTTGCTGTACTTGGTTACTACTTGTGGATGGTTTGTAATGCAAAGACTCCGGTCTCCAGATATTGTGCGGTCGATGGAGAATGGCATTGAAGAAATTCATGCAAGATTTGCCACCCCCAACCCAGCGGTAGTTCCTTCACCAGTTGCAGACGAACCCCAACCATAG
- a CDS encoding cadmium resistance transporter encodes MSGLVTAIPTGLTAFSATNIDDIVILTLFFSQVNAAFRRRHIVVGQYLGFGTLVLASLPGFFGSFIVPQPWIGLLGIVPIALGVGRLLNGEDEESEGEEEPREPKNSLFTSFVSPQTYSVAAVTVVNGSDNIGIYVPLFASSTWESLLVILGVFFSLVGVWCYAAYQLTRLPAIAALLTRYGNYLVPFVLIGLGVLILVESHTLESPLLTIITIVASCLSLMAIGRNNWRSPEVQKN; translated from the coding sequence ATGAGTGGATTAGTAACTGCAATTCCTACAGGATTAACAGCTTTCAGTGCTACCAATATTGATGATATTGTCATCCTGACGCTGTTTTTCTCGCAGGTGAATGCTGCTTTTCGTCGTCGGCACATTGTTGTCGGTCAGTATTTAGGGTTCGGTACGCTGGTTTTAGCTAGCCTCCCCGGTTTTTTTGGCAGCTTCATCGTACCCCAGCCCTGGATTGGCCTGCTGGGAATCGTTCCGATTGCGCTTGGGGTCGGTCGCTTGTTGAATGGGGAAGATGAGGAGTCGGAAGGCGAGGAAGAACCTCGAGAGCCTAAAAACTCTCTATTTACCAGCTTTGTGTCTCCCCAAACATACAGCGTGGCAGCCGTTACAGTGGTTAATGGGAGTGATAATATTGGCATTTACGTGCCGTTGTTTGCTAGCAGTACTTGGGAAAGCCTTTTGGTGATTCTGGGCGTGTTCTTCTCGTTGGTGGGAGTTTGGTGCTACGCTGCTTATCAATTAACCCGGTTGCCTGCGATCGCTGCTCTCCTAACTCGCTACGGGAATTATCTCGTTCCCTTTGTTTTAATTGGGTTGGGTGTTTTAATTTTGGTGGAAAGTCACACCCTCGAAAGCCCGCTGTTAACGATAATTACTATAGTTGCCAGTTGTTTGTCTTTGATGGCTATAGGTAGAAATAACTGGCGATCGCCTGAAGTACAAAAGAATTGA